One genomic window of Quercus lobata isolate SW786 chromosome 9, ValleyOak3.0 Primary Assembly, whole genome shotgun sequence includes the following:
- the LOC115960096 gene encoding hydroxyproline O-galactosyltransferase HPGT1 — MGLNFKVRQLALKPKLTQPPTSTAHLSPIFSPFEDTHIHIQLEDSESKHWICLALLSFKQRKMHGKGSNTRLSTMASRSRIPTLLLFMFSTFATIYVAGRLWQDSQNRVYLIKELDRITGLGKTAISVDDTLKIIACREQHKKLSALEMELAAARQEGFASSRSTEANEITSKKRPLVVIGIFTRFGRRNNRDAIRKAWMGTGAALKKMENNKGIVARFVIGRSANRGDSSDKSVDIESRQNNDFIILDNHVEADEELPKKTKLFFAHAADKWDAEFYAKVNDDVYVNIDALGTTLASHLDNPRVYIGCMKSGEVFSEPNHKWYEPDWWKFGDKKSYFRHASGELYVISQALAKFISINRSILRTYAHDDVSAGSWFIGLDVKHVDESKFCCSSWSSGAICAGV, encoded by the exons atgggtttaaactttaaagtaaGGCAACTGGCACTGAAACCCAAACTCACGCAACCTCCGACATCAACAGCTCACCTATCTCCAATTTTCTCTCCTTTTGAagacacacacatacatatacaatTGGAAGATTCTGAATCCAAACACTGGATCTGCTTAGCACTTTTATCTTTCAAGCAGAGAAAAATGCATGGTAAAGGATCCAATACCCGCCTTTCAACTATGGCTTCTCGGTCTCGAATCCCAACTCTCTTGCTCTTCATGTTCTCCACCTTCGCTACCATCTATGTTGCTGGCCG GCTATGGCAGGACTCGCAGAACCGGGTTTATTTGATCAAAGAGCTTGATAGGATAACTGGGTTG GGGAAAACTGCCATATCAGTGGATGATACATTGAAAATCATAGCCTGCAG GGAACAACATAAGAAGTTATCAGCCCTTGAGATGGAGCTGGCAGCAGCTAGACAGGAGGGTTTTGCTTCATCGCGATCAACAGAGGCTAATGAGATTACTTCTAAGAAAAGGCCTCTAGTAGTTATAGGAATATTCACAAGGTTTGGCCGTAGAAACAATAGAGATGCAATCCGAAAGGCATGGATGGGAactg GTGCAGCTTtgaaaaaaatggagaacaacAAGGGAATAGTTGCACGATTTGTCATTGGAAGaag TGCAAATCGTGGGGATAGTTCAGACAAGAGCGTTGACATTGAAAGCAGACAGAATAATGACTTCATCATTCTT GATAACCATGTGGAGGCAGATGAGGAGCTTCCAAAGAAGACTAAACTATTCTTTGCTCATGCTGCAGATAAATGGGATGCTGAGTTTTACGCTAAAGTCAATGATGACGTTTATGTAAATATTG ATGCCCTGGGCACTACACTTGCCTCTCATTTGGACAATCCTCGTGTATATATTGGATGCATGAAATCGGGAGAAGTTTTTTCGGAACC GAACCATAAATGGTATGAACCAGATTGGTGGAAATTTGGCGATAAAAAATC ATACTTTCGCCATGCTTCAGGTGAGCTATATGTCATATCACAGGCTTTGGCaaaatttatatcaataaatag ATCTATTCTCCGTACATATGCCCATGATGATGTCAGTGCTGGATCCTGGTTTATTGGGCTCGATGTCAAACATGTTGATGAATCAAAGTTTTGCTGCTCATCTTGGTCAtctg gaGCTATATGTGCAGGTGTTTGA
- the LOC115960097 gene encoding uncharacterized protein LOC115960097 isoform X1 — protein MDYDYRNRSGSTYDSPMYRTSSTSSAPSNHPMYGGGGGGGGGGGGSSLYPRVGQPGPNVIPPPTRTSSHHQHHHSSPSSGLGIRVAIKPQYRITPPPQLSTQIGDIPRSNFQFDFEFDRKILAEAEKDSQNWSRFGPENVPSKNTESTSSMQRPVGDPVVNKYITMGLNREAVPLAVANYGDNPTKVQEFVKGYGLLREMGFSSSNVAEALVMFDNDTDKAIGHFLISST, from the exons ATGGACTACGATTACAGGAACAGGTCCGGTTCAACATACGACTCACCGATGTACCGTACATCCTCCACATCATCGGCACCATCCAACCATCCAATGTACGGAggcggaggaggaggaggaggaggaggaggaggctCATCCTTATATCCCCGGGTGGGTCAACCCGGTCCCAACGTGATCCCTCCGCCAACCCGCACCTCTTCCCACCACCAGCACCACCACTCCTCCCCTTCTT CTGGATTGGGCATTAGGGTTGCCATCAAACCCCAATATCGGATCACTCCTCCG CCTCAATTGTCAACACAAATAGGAGATATTCCCCGGAGCAATTTCCAGTTTGACTTTGAATTTGACAGAAAAATTTTAGCTGAAGCAGAGAAGGACAGCCAGAATTGGAGCAGGTTTGGGCCGGAAAACGTTCCATCTAAAAATACGGAGTCTACATCTTCAATG CAGCGCCCTGTTGGAGATCCTGTGGTGAACAAATATATTACTATGGGGCTCAACCGAGAAGCTGTTCCTCTTGCAGTTGCAAATTATGGTGACAATCCAACCAAG GTTCAGGAATTTGTCAAAGGCTACGGGCTCCTCCGAGAAATGGGATTTTCGTCGAGCAATGTTGCAGAAGCCTTAGTCATGTTTGACAACGATACAGACAAGGCAATAGGTCATTTCCTTATCAGTTCAACGTAA
- the LOC115960097 gene encoding uncharacterized protein LOC115960097 isoform X3 — protein sequence MDYDYRNRSGSTYDSPMYRTSSTSSAPSNHPMYGGGGGGGGGGGGSSLYPRVGQPGPNVIPPPTRTSSHHQHHHSSPSSGLGIRVAIKPQYRITPPPQLSTQIGDIPRSNFQFDFEFDRKILAEAEKDSQNWSRFGPENVPSKNTESTSSMQRPVGDPVVNKYITMGLNREAVPLAVANYGDNPTKVCS from the exons ATGGACTACGATTACAGGAACAGGTCCGGTTCAACATACGACTCACCGATGTACCGTACATCCTCCACATCATCGGCACCATCCAACCATCCAATGTACGGAggcggaggaggaggaggaggaggaggaggaggctCATCCTTATATCCCCGGGTGGGTCAACCCGGTCCCAACGTGATCCCTCCGCCAACCCGCACCTCTTCCCACCACCAGCACCACCACTCCTCCCCTTCTT CTGGATTGGGCATTAGGGTTGCCATCAAACCCCAATATCGGATCACTCCTCCG CCTCAATTGTCAACACAAATAGGAGATATTCCCCGGAGCAATTTCCAGTTTGACTTTGAATTTGACAGAAAAATTTTAGCTGAAGCAGAGAAGGACAGCCAGAATTGGAGCAGGTTTGGGCCGGAAAACGTTCCATCTAAAAATACGGAGTCTACATCTTCAATG CAGCGCCCTGTTGGAGATCCTGTGGTGAACAAATATATTACTATGGGGCTCAACCGAGAAGCTGTTCCTCTTGCAGTTGCAAATTATGGTGACAATCCAACCAAGGTATGCTCCTGa
- the LOC115960097 gene encoding uncharacterized protein LOC115960097 isoform X2 has protein sequence MDYDYRNRSGSTYDSPMYRTSSTSSAPSNHPMYGGGGGGGGGGGGSSLYPRVGQPGPNVIPPPTRTSSHHQHHHSSPSSGLGIRVAIKPQYRITPPPQLSTQIGDIPRSNFQFDFEFDRKILAEAEKDSQNWSRFGPENVPSKNTESTSSMRPVGDPVVNKYITMGLNREAVPLAVANYGDNPTKVQEFVKGYGLLREMGFSSSNVAEALVMFDNDTDKAIGHFLISST, from the exons ATGGACTACGATTACAGGAACAGGTCCGGTTCAACATACGACTCACCGATGTACCGTACATCCTCCACATCATCGGCACCATCCAACCATCCAATGTACGGAggcggaggaggaggaggaggaggaggaggaggctCATCCTTATATCCCCGGGTGGGTCAACCCGGTCCCAACGTGATCCCTCCGCCAACCCGCACCTCTTCCCACCACCAGCACCACCACTCCTCCCCTTCTT CTGGATTGGGCATTAGGGTTGCCATCAAACCCCAATATCGGATCACTCCTCCG CCTCAATTGTCAACACAAATAGGAGATATTCCCCGGAGCAATTTCCAGTTTGACTTTGAATTTGACAGAAAAATTTTAGCTGAAGCAGAGAAGGACAGCCAGAATTGGAGCAGGTTTGGGCCGGAAAACGTTCCATCTAAAAATACGGAGTCTACATCTTCAATG CGCCCTGTTGGAGATCCTGTGGTGAACAAATATATTACTATGGGGCTCAACCGAGAAGCTGTTCCTCTTGCAGTTGCAAATTATGGTGACAATCCAACCAAG GTTCAGGAATTTGTCAAAGGCTACGGGCTCCTCCGAGAAATGGGATTTTCGTCGAGCAATGTTGCAGAAGCCTTAGTCATGTTTGACAACGATACAGACAAGGCAATAGGTCATTTCCTTATCAGTTCAACGTAA